In bacterium, the genomic window ACTAATAACTGCTATATGATAGTAGTCTACCATAGTCAAGTTAACGAGAAGATTATCGCAAGATTACTTTTTGGTAATGTTTGAAGATGGGTAACTATTCACCACGAAGAGCACGAAGGACACGAAGAAAAATTATTTCAGGAATGGATTTTATGGAATTTGATGAATTATCTAAGAAAATAATTGGGTTAGCAATTGAAGTTCATCGGGTCCATGAAGCCCAGTTGCTAACCTATATGAGATTAGCAAATATAAAGATAGATTTATTAATG contains:
- a CDS encoding GxxExxY protein, whose amino-acid sequence is MEFDELSKKIIGLAIEVHRVHEAQLLTYMRLANIKIDLLMNFNEKRLKDGIRRFVL